A portion of the Desulfobacterales bacterium genome contains these proteins:
- a CDS encoding LptF/LptG family permease, translating to MTILDRYLFKQFGRTFLLVLAAVMAIYLLVDFFEQIDNFMEAGHGVRLALRYQLLKMPFIAEQLLPVAILLAGVITLGLLNHHNELLALKAGGISILRITSPIIVVAFIYILIGLAASQWLLPATTSASNRIWYEEVQSQNPRGIFRNGRYYYKGETGFYSFAQPDPNQERFTSFTYTTWNRAYKLTMLLTAEKARWRQGVWSFENGQLKRMNPAGGYDIKLFKTKILDLPETPADLFIPPYKSTEMSISELFQQGESGSRQGNPTAWVGFLARISYIFLGLPLLLSGLPMLILLHQKWGRDLSLAIPASCGLAFAAWVCWGALQSMAKTGYIPPLLAAVAVHLLVSGIGIFFLFRLNR from the coding sequence ATGACGATCCTGGACCGGTACCTGTTTAAACAGTTTGGCAGGACTTTTCTGCTGGTGCTGGCCGCGGTCATGGCCATCTACCTGCTGGTGGACTTCTTCGAACAGATCGACAACTTCATGGAGGCCGGCCACGGCGTGCGCCTGGCCCTCCGCTACCAGCTGTTAAAAATGCCGTTCATCGCCGAACAACTGCTGCCGGTGGCGATCCTGCTGGCCGGGGTCATCACCCTGGGCCTTCTGAACCACCATAACGAGCTGCTGGCCTTAAAGGCGGGCGGGATCTCCATCCTGCGGATCACGAGCCCGATCATCGTTGTTGCCTTTATTTACATCCTGATCGGGCTGGCGGCCAGCCAGTGGCTCCTGCCGGCAACCACCAGCGCCAGCAACCGGATCTGGTACGAGGAGGTTCAGTCGCAGAACCCCAGGGGTATCTTTCGCAACGGCCGCTACTACTACAAGGGTGAAACAGGCTTCTACTCCTTTGCCCAGCCCGATCCCAACCAGGAGCGCTTCACCTCTTTCACCTATACCACCTGGAACCGGGCGTACAAATTGACCATGCTGCTCACCGCTGAGAAAGCCCGGTGGCGCCAGGGCGTCTGGAGCTTTGAAAACGGGCAGCTCAAGCGGATGAACCCGGCCGGCGGATATGACATCAAACTGTTTAAAACAAAAATCCTGGATCTGCCCGAGACCCCGGCCGATCTCTTTATCCCGCCCTACAAGAGCACCGAGATGTCGATCAGCGAACTCTTCCAGCAGGGCGAATCCGGGAGCCGACAGGGCAATCCCACCGCCTGGGTGGGGTTTCTGGCCAGGATATCCTATATATTCCTGGGACTGCCGCTCCTGCTCTCCGGCCTGCCGATGCTGATCCTGCTGCACCAGAAATGGGGCCGGGACCTGTCCCTGGCGATTCCGGCCAGCTGCGGCCTGGCCTTTGCCGCCTGGGTATGCTGGGGCGCGCTCCAGTCCATGGCCAAGACCGGCTATATCCCTCCCCTGCTCGCCGCCGTGGCTGTACATCTGCTGGTCAGCGGGATCGGAATATTTTTCCTCTTCCGCCTTAACCGCTGA